ggtacacccttactactaggtgaacaggcgcatttggtgatagtaaatgatcccatcaggcagggctcatcaccttctctcatatttcatgttcaccagtgtttatttacttaataactactgtactggtataatatcttgctattataaaactaattctactatcatcaaacacatatttacttcaagtttcaagcagagaatgcatatataactagcacgaaggattcctcttcactagattcaccagctataatattttggtcatgttccaatatcataaattgatcccagtgttatgtagtagagaaaaaattacttatatccagtttacgtaaagctacgagtggtcgaaaccacacttaaatccaggaatgaacttacgaaggtttttccacttagggtagttaattgaatacggacgtagccgccacgaaggcgctaagacggaaaacgctcttagctaagaggaaaaaccttcgcaagtaccttcctgaatccggccccaggtcgTGTAACTTTTTGCACATCCTAGTCCGTGGGTTAAGGTGCACATCTGTGGTTATCCACAACATTGGTTCGATCGTGCTGTCCTGCTCTAAAGATTATATCATTGATTTATCACATTGTGTACAATATCTTTATACatttaatattttttatgttCGACATACAATACTGTGGTGTAAATACTTTCTAATGAAAGGATTCTAAATGGGAAATTGTAAACAACGCTACACCTTAGGGATGGCATGTGACTGAAAGCTTTATTGTACAGATTTTAATATACAACAAGATCCACAGCATTCATCCTTTATTTGTGCACATGATAGGACATACATTTGTGCATAATTTGATGCAGAAATCCCATGGAAAAAGCACTGTGAATTTTTtagtaatattaatttaaaattatcagTCTTGGAGGAATTCTGCATTATCTAGATGCCAAATTCATTGTACAGGTCACTGGCTAGATTAAAATCCCTATCTTGGACCAGGTTCCCATGTAGTACAAAATCCACTGAATTTATATTCAATATAGTATTGTATAGTGAATATTCTTTGCTTGAGCCAGTGAGCCCAACCACCTTACTGATACATCTCAGCGTAATACTGTAATGGGAAGGAgagatactgtatacagtatagtaaCGGGAGGAACACGCAGTCAACAAGGTAGTACCGATAAAATCCTGATATACCATATAATTCAACATGACAAATGCACTATTGAAAGGAGaagataattatatattatggtAAAAGGTTTACTATGAAATACAAAAGTACATATTTAACAATAATGCATATGGCctgcattaatatatattttatacactaAGTATAGTACTGTATAAACTGTTATACATACTGTACTTACAACCTGTAACTATATTTTAGAAATTCTAAATTCTGATACAGTCAAAATAAGAAATTAAGGAATGATATGTTTCCTTTGTAACCATAAAACAACAACTTTGCATAACTAAGCAAAATGGAAGAGGAGGCAGTCCTAAAAGAggaattaacaatttactgtagAATCTGTCTTATCCCCATGAACGCCCCTCTGATGGAGTAACCACAACTGAAACCTATTCAGGTAGCCCTATCTTAACATGCTCTTCTGATTTGTCCTCTTTCCTTTATGTCTAAGAATTATTAGCCAGCAGTAACTGGTTGGAGTTAATGTAATTTCATGATCAAAAAGATATTATGCAGTTGATGTCACCTCGAAGAAAACTATAAAATCAGTGCTAGTGACTGATAACTTTGCCTGTCATCCGATCAGGTGACAGCCTGGCTCTACTGAAtggacagtactgtactgtactccaaAAGTCTCCCTTCCCCCATACTGACTGCCTACCATTCCACTCCCAATTCCCTTTCACTCTTCTATTTCTAACGTGGTGATCAAGTCTTCCTTTTATGTCTAATATGGAGGCTATCTACTGTACTAATGTGGTTGTCACTCGAGGATCAACTCGTATGGTACTTCATATTCCAGGATATTTCAAGCTTTGACCTTCATGCTATTGCCTTTTACACTGGCATGAATGACATGATAATGTTATGGGACAATACAAATTTGTCCATTtgttaaaggaaaaaaaaagacaaGCGGCTTACAAGAAACTTTTGGATGGGAAGTATAACACAAGAATTATATAGTGCAGGCTACACAAATTAAAAGATTAACAAACCAAGCCATTTTGTAACTCATGCACATCATCAAATGTTGGCACTGTTCCATATTGCACATCATAATACAAACCTGGCACCATTAGCTAGTTTATTAAAACTAAAATTGTCACTGTCATTCAGcagtacaattttaatacaagtaTGGTGAGGCAATTATACATTTCCATTCAACCAAAAACAATCGATAATATAGAACTGTTTATATATTGGACCATGGAGGTGTCATTGGCTGTGGGTTTTGAAGGTAGGACATCACAACTGCAGAAATGGACAACCTGAAATGTTAATATAATTAGTAAATTATTTGTGACAAGCAAATAAAAGTGTATTTGTTTAATTATGATAATTTACTTTGAAAATCAGAACTATTAGCCAGTAACAATGGGTTGGATTAATGTAATTTAAATTACATTCAATAACAAAAGAATTATGCAAGTGTTGTCACCCTTAGGAAAATCATGAAGTCAATGCTATAGTGACTGACAAGTAAGCTCAGAAAACTACTGACAAGGCTCTCCCAAAAATAACAAATCAGAGCAAGAGAGATTGTTGAAACACAGGGAATACAGaggacatactcagatcacaaacacaataaagtacataaattattgggaccatttGAAGCTCCCAAAATGtactctggaaaggagacaagagaggtatCATGTACTGTATACATGGACTGAACTCCAGGTCCAAAATTTGCACAGTATTATAACATAGTGGAGCGAAcaatatggtaggaaatgcagaatagcgcAAGTGAAGAAAAAATGTGCCACAGAAACAGtcatagaacactgtatgaatatcaggtccaaaatttgcacaattattataacagatgctatacctgatgatgatacttttcaaaacgcttgtgctctctagagtggagtactgctgcacaatgacagcccctttcaaagctggagaaattgctgacctggagagtgtgcagagatcctttactgctagaatccactcagtaaaacatctaaactattgggaccgactaaagagcctaaatctgtactcccttgagcgcaggcgggagagatacataataatttacacgtggaaaatattagaggggctggtcccaaacctgcacacagaaataacatcacatgagaccagaagacatgaaaggatgtgcagaatacccctgttgaaaagcggaggtgcaacaagtactccgagagagaactctatcaacatcagaggcccgagactgttcaacatgcttccactacacataaggggcataactggccgacccctcacagtgttcaagagagaactggataagcacctccaaaggatacctgatcaaccaggctgtgactcatacgtcaggctgcgagcagccgcatccaacagcctggttgatcagttcagcaaccaagaggcctggtcgacgaccgggccgcggggatgctaagccccggaagcacctcaaggtaacctcaaggtaaggtaaggtagtggagcgaacaatatggtaggaaatgcagaatagcgcAAGTGAAGAATAAAGGTGCCACAGGAACAAtcatagaacactgtatgaatatcAAAGGACCACAGCTCCTTAATATCCTCACAGCAAATAAAATAAGTATGGCTGGAACAAAAGTATTTCTTCAAGAAAAAATTAGagtttcctgcaagaagtgctggactaaCTAGATTGTAAGTGGGAATATGgccctgcaggccactccaagcaacagtctactGGACCAAGATCTTGCACGTCATGCCTGGCCCAGGCCAGGCTTGGAGAAAAGAAATCCCAGAACCCCCTTATCCAGGTACAAATCCAGATCCAggtaatgaaatgcccttttcaGGCATGTAGTCAATCGCTCACCTCCCAGTCCTGTTCTCTTCCTTATAGAATATTTGGGGGTTCCATTTGGCTCAACGAGCGGGGATGGCAGGCTAGCTGGGACTTTAGGTGACCTGACCCACCATATGATGGTGGTCAGGCACATCAtggttcaacctgtcctcttgaaaataacgtcgcttttcgttcgAATGCATGCTATATCCAaaaatgaacgtaatttgaaatgaaattggctcacgaaagtgacatactgtcgcgTTTTCTCTAAGTCCTCTGGCTTACTTGGAAAGGttgggagaggaaactttcatttaacgtttttcatagctTTTGAAACTTGAGgacaatttcctgccctcctaacctacgagaggacccttaacttactgttttgaaacaaaatccaaaatttattttaatttttttatttttaaattacgtccattttcggccatatgggcaaacgaccaaattcagacgtaatttgtaagaggacaggttgcacagttAGGGTATTTACCCCGTCGCAATGTTTATTTGCCTTAGTACACCAGGTTTTGGCCTTGTGTAAAGTAAAGTATATGTTAAAATGTGACAtgctatgaggacaggttgtaccttTATGGGTTTAGTAATATACAAATTTCAGAAGAAAACAAGATAAACCTTACATGAAGCTGCTGAGCATTTGTTTCGTATCGTCATTGACTCTCGAGTTGGCAAAGCTGATGCAGGAGCAGTATAGCGCAACCCAAGCACACCACTTCAACTGCAAGTAAGAAATAATGAGTTCACTATAGAGTATCATTTATAACAACAATGTCTAAAATTTCTATAATCatagttttaataatacagtatttGGAGGATTAAAATTCATAAAGTGAGTAGAAATCACATTCCTCAATATAAGTATTATAAGATTAAAACCCTAAATAAGAAAATGATCCAAGATAAAGTCTGATATTATTTACTTAAAAcatgtactgtactatatatgTGAAAATTAAGCATTGAATACTGTATAATTAAACATCTTTTTCTGGTAGGCCCTTGATTTACCCATCTTCCACCAGATGACAGCCCTGAGGTTACCTGAGGTTTCAATCAACTTGCCTAAAAGGTCAACACTTCAAAAACGAAGGGTGAACAGGAGCACTGTcaggggccacgaaagcctggtggatagcgcgcaggactcttaattctgtggctcgggttcgattcccgcacgaggcagaaacaaatgggcaaagtttctttcaccctgaatgcccctgttacctagcagtaaataggtactcgggagttagtcagctgtcacgggctgcttcctgggggtggaggcctggtcgaggaccgggccgcggggacactaaaaagccctgaaatcatctcaagataacctcaagaatctcaagataaccagagcGAACGATGCACTAGAACCCCTACCCCAGCCAGGAACCAGGAGATATGGATCTACACATGGCCCAAAGCTGGATCCGAAGAACTCAACTGAAGCAGACTGAGGCTAAAATACTGCACTGCCAGCTATCAAAGATTGATCTACCTTCCCTtcccgcccaaccacttgggctagacagtAGAGCGAAGGCCCATTTTTTTGCAAGCCGgttttcaatccccgactgtccaagtggttgggcacaatttcGTCCCCATGTCCCATCAAAAATCCTTATAttgatcccttccaaatgctatatagttatAATGATTTAGTGATTTCTcctaataattcccttcccttccctttccctccagAAAGTAGAAAGGGTGTAAAAAGAGAGGCAAAACGCAAGGAATACAACTAAGAAGATTCCTGATGATCTAGAACTGCACGCTGGAAAGCACGACAGGCCGCATATAGTGTAAATATGCAACCACATCCCACAGCAGCAGCTCAAACAACTAGAGCAATGCTATCAAGGCAATCTTTGAAGACAACACAAATGGTGAAACCAGCTGGGAAGAACCCTGCTCTAAACATAAttacacctgatcaaccaggctgtgactcatacgtcaggctgcgagcagccgcatccaacagcctggttgatcagtccggcaaccaggaggcctgttcgacgaccgggccgcggggacgctaagccccggaagcacctcaaggtaacactgAGAAGAGCTCCAGAGTTGCACAAAAATGGAGACCCTATGCCAAATGGATCTAAAATTTGTGGTCCAACATGATCTATTACAGTATGTACTTATCATTTTGACAATGGCATATGATAGAGCAATCATTGGCAAACAATTCCATTTAAAAATCATAATTACAGTATATGACAATTATTGGTGGTCCCAACATAACATAATGACCAGGATTTACACAAACTCAACCATTCTTGACATAAATCCCAGTAAATTGAGGGTACCGGTAGTATAGTCAAGTTCGTTCTTGACTCGCAATCTAGAATTCTGGGTTCAAATCCCAGGCAAGATAGAAATGGCGGGTGTgtatcctatcacctaatgtacctgttcacctagcaggaaataggtacccaaAAGTCAGTCagcttattgtggggttgcatactggggagggtcagtaattagacCCTAGGgataggggggaaagggggggggggaacctggaTACaaacctaacatgtactgtatgtataacctGGCTGCCAGTcctccaacacaatgaattattattattaataaattattcgCAAAAAATTCTTTTATGATGCGTCTTGATTATGGCATATGATACTGATCACGGATAATTTGGTATTAAAATTatagatgtacacacacacaactttattgAAACCAAACATTCAAAAGGAGAGAACTTTTTCACCAAGCTTGAGAGAGGAAATGAGGAAGCGATAgtctcacaccctccctccctcttcccccatgCCCAGCATTCAGCCGACTGCTGTTGCTTTGTCACACTTTTGGCTCACTTCACGCTCATGCCATAAATTTTTCACTAAAGTGAAAATGTATTTTGACTTAATTACAATCTTCGGCACAATAATTACCGAATAATGGACATCCATGTTAGTCACAAGGGTTGAGTTGACGGTTCTCCAACCTCCTATCAATTAAAAAACTAGAAAGATCAGACCTATGTGACAGGTATTGAAGTATTATTAGTGTGACTCCAACTGTACACACAGAAGATGATGCAAGGCACCAACATGGCACACGAGTCAGAATCAGACATAACACACACTAAAATACCCAGCAACAGGCCTGGCCACGTGGACCGAGTCCCAAGCAGTACTGATGTAATGGCAACTCAAAAGGAGAAGCCCTGACTAGGACAACACCCAGAATCTTGAAAAATATTACTGGTGGGAATGGGTAATACAAACTAGCTACA
The sequence above is drawn from the Procambarus clarkii isolate CNS0578487 chromosome 49, FALCON_Pclarkii_2.0, whole genome shotgun sequence genome and encodes:
- the LOC123763312 gene encoding protein Asterix-like, with amino-acid sequence MQTSNNSSDPRRVDMIDRYKPSAQGTPGGPGEDPTTDYMNVLGMIFSMCGLMMRLKWCAWVALYCSCISFANSRVNDDTKQMLSSFMLSISAVVMSYLQNPQPMTPPWSNI